A window from Citrus sinensis cultivar Valencia sweet orange chromosome 5, DVS_A1.0, whole genome shotgun sequence encodes these proteins:
- the LOC127902246 gene encoding uncharacterized protein LOC127902246, giving the protein MAPSSSLRQFAVDFVKLERFDGGNFIRWEKKLHFLLTSLNVVYVLTTPKPQERENETLAKTRVRHKWEQDDYVCKGHICNAMSDTLFDQYHNKPTAKEIWDSLEAKYMMEDATSKKFLASKFFNYRMVDNRLVVEQYNEILHILDQFNQHNMKMDESIIVSSIIDKLPPSWKDYKKSLKHNKEEISLDGLGQSLRIEEELKLNSFEDQTTTTSKINVVEEGKDFKHSNHPKNRVHFIINGLFPKSSILRLHCLFIGERIRLYSRCDHGLF; this is encoded by the coding sequence ATGGCACCAAGTTCGTCTCTTCGACAATTTGCAGTAGATTTTGTCAAATTGGAGCGGTTCGATGGTGGCAACTTTATTCGTTGGGAGAAAAAGTTGCATTTCTTGTTGACAAGCCTCAATGTGGTCTATGTTCTCACAACACCAAAGCCTCAAGAACGTGAGAATGAGACATTAGCGAAAACCAGAGTGCGACATAAGTGGGAGCAAGATGACTACGTGTGTAAGGGACACATTTGCAATGCCATGTCTGATACTTTGTTTGATCAATATCACAACAAACCTACAGCAAAAGAGATATGGGACTCATTAGAGGCTAAGTACATGATGGAAGATGCCACAAGTAAGAAATTCTTggcttctaaattttttaattatagaatGGTTGATAATAGACTTGTGGTTGaacaatataatgagattTTGCATATTCTTGATCAATTCAACCAACATAACATGAAAATGGATGAGTCTATTATTGTCTcttcaattattgataaacTTCCTCCCTCTTGGAAAGACTATAAGAAAAGTCTTAAACATAACAAAGAGGAAATCAGTCTGGATGGCTTAGGCCAAAGTCTTCGTATTGAAGAGGAACTCAAGCTTAATAGTTTTGAGGATCAGACTACTACGACctctaaaattaatgttgtaGAGGAAGGGAAGGATTTTAAGCATTCTAATCACCCTAAGAATAGAgtccatttcatcattaatgGCCTCTTTCCAAAAAGCAGCATCTTGAGACTTCATTGCCTTTTCATAGGTGAAAGGATCAGACTCTATAGTAGGTGTGATCATGGTCTGTTTTGA